Proteins encoded within one genomic window of Camarhynchus parvulus chromosome 14, STF_HiC, whole genome shotgun sequence:
- the LOC115909325 gene encoding uncharacterized protein LOC115909325 isoform X1, with protein MGRLDDHAKRRIVELRRAGLSFRKIKKVLELDDIRVTPQAVYLFLKRKSVEPGSAAAGWDGDQPWPPLQGHEAELPRLLGTRHPALPTGDPVGSQDTKEGIQIVSVASLCKDGGQLGNTLAMGLAPGNGDDISTGSALVPGTALRGLAPLPQPLPSRGHLVTPPTQNSALMVKKKTVDRAILLQKKVKDASTQTALPNSVGLGNHSLACSGPVPPTAPSCPAIAEKLDAVQMEVQKLSQALHAMLERQCHLERQQEHQQRLQQEVLMTLQQLSSTVSHSTVPATQPCGPFSSMAEPSPSMPNFSQFKMELI; from the exons ATGGGCCGGCTGGATGACCATGCCAAGAGAAGGATCGTGGAGCTgcgcagggctgggctgagcttcCGCAAGATCAAgaaggtgctggagctggatgaCATCCGAGTGACTCCGCAGGCCGTGTACCTCTTCCTCAAGAGGAAAAGTGTGGAGCCggggtcagcagcagctggctgggatggggaccAGCCCTGGCCCCCACTGCAGGGGCATGAGGCtgagctccccaggctgctgggcaccCGGCACCCTGCACTGCCCACCGGGGATCCTGTGGGCAGCCAGGACACCAAGGAAGGCATCCAGATTGTCAGTGTGGCCTCACTCTGCAAGGACGGTGGGCAGCTTGGGAACACTTTGGCTATGGGGCTGGCCCCTGGGAATG GTGATGACATCTCCACAGGCTCAGCCCTGGTTCCAGGGACTGCTCTGAGGGGCCTtgcccccctgccccagccactgCCCAGCCGAGGGCACCTGGTCACACCCCCTACCCAGAACTCAGCTTTGATGGTGAAAAAGAAGACAGTGGACAGGGCTATCCTCCTGCAGAAAAAG GTCAAAGATGCCAGCACTCAGACTGCCTTGCCAAACTCTGTGGGTCTGGGAAATCACAGCCTTGCTTGCAGCGGACCAGTGccccccactgctcccagctgccctgccatCGCCGAGAAGCTGGATGCTGTCCAGATGGAGGTGCAGAAGCTGAGCCAGGCCCTGCATGCCATGCTGGAGCGGCAGTGCCACCTGGAGCGCcagcaggagcaccagcagcggctgcagcaggaggtgctgatgacactgcagcagctcagctccaccGTGAGCCACAGCACTGTGCCAGCCACCCAACCCTGTGGCCCCTTCAGCAGCATGGCCGAGCCCTCGCCCAGCATGCCAAACTTCAGCCAGTTCAAGATGGAGCTGATCTGA
- the LOC115909325 gene encoding uncharacterized protein LOC115909325 isoform X2, translated as MGRLDDHAKRRIVELRRAGLSFRKIKKVLELDDIRVTPQAVYLFLKRKSVEPGSAAAGWDGDQPWPPLQGHEAELPRLLGTRHPALPTGDPVGSQDTKEGIQIVSVASLCKDGDDISTGSALVPGTALRGLAPLPQPLPSRGHLVTPPTQNSALMVKKKTVDRAILLQKKVKDASTQTALPNSVGLGNHSLACSGPVPPTAPSCPAIAEKLDAVQMEVQKLSQALHAMLERQCHLERQQEHQQRLQQEVLMTLQQLSSTVSHSTVPATQPCGPFSSMAEPSPSMPNFSQFKMELI; from the exons ATGGGCCGGCTGGATGACCATGCCAAGAGAAGGATCGTGGAGCTgcgcagggctgggctgagcttcCGCAAGATCAAgaaggtgctggagctggatgaCATCCGAGTGACTCCGCAGGCCGTGTACCTCTTCCTCAAGAGGAAAAGTGTGGAGCCggggtcagcagcagctggctgggatggggaccAGCCCTGGCCCCCACTGCAGGGGCATGAGGCtgagctccccaggctgctgggcaccCGGCACCCTGCACTGCCCACCGGGGATCCTGTGGGCAGCCAGGACACCAAGGAAGGCATCCAGATTGTCAGTGTGGCCTCACTCTGCAAGGACG GTGATGACATCTCCACAGGCTCAGCCCTGGTTCCAGGGACTGCTCTGAGGGGCCTtgcccccctgccccagccactgCCCAGCCGAGGGCACCTGGTCACACCCCCTACCCAGAACTCAGCTTTGATGGTGAAAAAGAAGACAGTGGACAGGGCTATCCTCCTGCAGAAAAAG GTCAAAGATGCCAGCACTCAGACTGCCTTGCCAAACTCTGTGGGTCTGGGAAATCACAGCCTTGCTTGCAGCGGACCAGTGccccccactgctcccagctgccctgccatCGCCGAGAAGCTGGATGCTGTCCAGATGGAGGTGCAGAAGCTGAGCCAGGCCCTGCATGCCATGCTGGAGCGGCAGTGCCACCTGGAGCGCcagcaggagcaccagcagcggctgcagcaggaggtgctgatgacactgcagcagctcagctccaccGTGAGCCACAGCACTGTGCCAGCCACCCAACCCTGTGGCCCCTTCAGCAGCATGGCCGAGCCCTCGCCCAGCATGCCAAACTTCAGCCAGTTCAAGATGGAGCTGATCTGA